The sequence TCCCACATTTAGCTTTCTTCGAAGCTCTCTCATCATCCCCCAAGGTGGCTAAGTACCCCCTTCACTATCCTGTCACAGTGCCATCTGCACAAGACAATCATAGAAATCCCCACACTCAAATGATGATATCTGTATGTGACTGTCTTCCTGGATTTTGAACTCCTTGAGGTCAGAAATGATGCTTTGATCTTCCTTGTACTTTTGTATTTAGCATGTCACCTGGCTCATGGTAACTGCTCAAATGCTTGTTCAACTGAACTGAGCCCGGGAGGTGGGAAGATAAAGATACTTAGGGCAGAAGGAGGACCCATATGAAAAGGTCTGAGAAGAGGAGATAGAGGACACAATGAGCATGATATATGATGGGCTAATTTCAAATAGAAAAGAGACCTTTAACTATGTGTCTAAGAAGAAGGAGATAAAGATGGAGACAGATGGAGGTGATAAGGAATGAAGGCATTTCCAGGCTGAGGGTACtattttctttgttaaagaaGTGGTTGGACAGAGGGAGTGTTCAACCAAAAATTGGTGAACACGGTGACAGTGAAGAAACACATAGAATATATTTGTTGGGAaacaaatgcacattttaaacacAGAGACCCTGGAGACATTTTATTCCAGAACATGCCATTTCTTAAGGACTCCTTCATATACTTGACATTCTTTTTCGAGGCAAAGTTTTAGACATACTTGCAGCGTTTTCTCTGCGTATGTGTGCAAATGTCTGTGCCTGAATATCCCTGCTTTCCTGCCAGGCTGCAGGCCTGCCACCGGAGCTGGGATTGGTCGCTGTGATGTTGCTGCTAGAGGAGTCCAGGGAAACGTGACTCATGGCAAGGCTGCTTGCGCTGTGGGAAGAGTAACTGTAAATCATCTTGAGAAAGGCAGATTTTGTGTTAGTCTCCTGCTTGTAAAGAATAACATAGCATTTGGGGAAGAATGTGCAACACAGGATCCCATAGTTCGATATTAAAATAACGATGATCTCCACAGCtggtaaatatttaccaaatgtgGTAGCATAGACGGGGACGAATGTGATCCAAGCTATGAAATAAATGAGCATGCCAAATGTTATGAATTTGGCCTCATTGTAATTCTCAGGTAGTTTCCTGCCTTTGAAGGCAAATACGAAGCAAATGAAGGCCAGGATGGCAATATAGCCCAGCATGATGCCAAATGCAAGGATGGATCCCTCCTCACATTCCAGGATAATGACTCTGGGCAAGGAGACATTCTCTTCCACAGCAGGTGCTGCAAAGATCAGCCAGATTGTGCAAATGGCAACCTGGATACCTGTGCAAGTGAAGATGATGGGGATCGGTTTATAGAGGCACTTCAGGAAGTTCTGCAACTTGGGGTCGAAGCTGAAGGCTAGCAGAATTTTCAGGGACTTCACCAAAATGCAGGAGATGCAGAGAGTGAAGCTCACACCAAAAAACGTCTGCCTGGTTTTACATGTGAAGTCTTGTGGTTCTCCAATGAAAAAGCCCGTGCTGGCAAAGTTGAGGAAATGACAGAGAAGGATCACATAGCAGACCAGCAATCCCCCAGACGATTTCACAACAGGCGTGTTCAGGTTTCTTGTAAATATTATGCCAATGGCCAGAACAAACATGATTCCTAGTAGGGAGAGGGCCAGGAGCAGTATGGCCAAGGAGTCATTCCAACTGAGATACTCCACTTCCTTTTCAAAGCATGCTGTGCTCCTTACAGGGGCCCACTGAGTTTCGTTGTTACATAAAAGGCAGTGATCCATATCTAAAAGACAGAGATTCAGTTACATTGCAAACATTTAAGCCAGGTGATTGATTGTCCACAATGATGCTACAAATGAGACTCCTTCATAGTAATAGTGCGGACGAGAAAAGGATATAGATAATTGTCACATTGGTTACTTATTAAAATAAAGCATGCACAGAACCCAAAAGAAgttgagagaaagtgtgagggtgagggaagagaaagcaaaaagcCCAGCTGGGCTGTGAGTCTTAAGGGAATCCATATACTCAAGATAGATGCCAGCCTCTTATGAACTTGCTATTATAGGTGGCAGTTCAGGGACTCTGTTAAGAAGGGCTTTGaaatatgggtgcctgggtggctcggttggttaagcatccaactttggtttcagctcagataatgatctcagggttcatgagatcaagccccacgccagtctctgagctgacagcacacagcctgcttgggattctctctccctctgcccctccccctctcaaaaataaattaataaacttaaaaaaaaagaagggctttGGAATCAAATGTATCTCAAGTCCCTTTCTCTATCACTTATAATTCCCTTAATCTTGACTAAGTGAATTGAACTTTCTGAGTctattttcaaatctttaaaaaagcaaaaaaaaaaaaaaaaaaaaaaaaaaaaagggctctgCCTCACTGGGGTGCTGCATTCAATGCCCAGAATAAATGTAAACTTCTTTGTGTGGAGTGTTACACATAGTAGACACTAAATGTAGTGagaaatgctattataaataaggcTGCAGttcttttaaaagcagagaaaatatggCTGAGTCACCCTAAAAGCTCTCTAAAAGTGAGATAACACAGGATTGTAACCACTTCAGTtgatgaaaaattaaagtttattttttttctctaggaagTCAGTAAACTTGTCAGGAAACATGTCAGTAAACTCACATGTGCAGTGATAAGCTTAAAACTGATTTTGGCTTATTCTgatggcagagaaggaagagttgATATCAGAGTGGAGTCCCTGGGAGTGTGATTGCATTTGCTCTCCATTTTCACCCCTTAAAGGTGGGGTCCCCCGTAGTGCCAAAAGGCGCTCCCTGGGCATCCATCTGAGAACACTCCACAGTgcccattcatttttatataggGCCTGCGTTCCCTTCTTCATTAACCTCAAAGTCAGGTTGTGTTTCTGTTTATGAACTTCATTACCTCTCCAGCCTCTTCCTCTTTCCAAACCCTGTTTCCCTACAAGAGCGgttcttctctgtcctcccctaACTGCCACTGCTACCGTGTGCTATTTTCTTCGCTTGTTTGGCAAACGTTTAATGGCCTTGTCTACGTACGAGAGCTGTGtgctggagacagagagaaagacaggagatGATGTCTTTTCATATCACCCTAAATCCTTGCTTTTCCTCCAAAGGAAAAGCAGTCTTCAACACTTATTCTTGCCTTGGTTATCAAAAGACAGCCcaaattgtattttgaaaactcTTGTGTGTCTTTATGGGAAATAAATGCGACACACTCTTCCAGCGTTTTTATTTATCCCACTCGGCAGACAGTTGGTAGACATTGCCTGGAAAATCTCTCTCCCCCACAGTTACCTAATTGTTTACACAGCAGAGCCCATCTCAGGTTAGGAGAAGCGGCATTTTTGTGAGATAGCCACAGAACAAGACTATTGGAACGTTTATATTGCGATACTTCTCCCCTCGGAGGCAGTGAGAAAAAAGAGTAAGCATCTGAGAGCTGCTCCAGTTCTCAGGTTCACAACTTTTATAGATGAGTAGGGATGCAACAATAAACAAGGGAATACGATGCTTTTAAAGTATGGATTTTGAAGTCAAAATTTGACTCCAGGGAAACTGCTGATTGCTCCTTTTAAGACCCTGAGGCTGCTGACCTTGTTctttactttgtatattttgcacTGATCTTGTGAAATTGTTAAAGACAGGTTAGGCAAATAATCAGTTAGTAGCAGCTCATCTTTGTTAATAGTTTATCCCCTTGTCTcacagaaggcttttttttttttaggctttacTGTTTGCTGCCTTTTGGTAGGAATAATGAGATCTCCAGGGTATGCACACCTCTGGGTTTTTATCATGCTCAGTTTAGCTAATTCAACACTTATTTAATTATAGTTATTGTGCCCCAGTTACAAGACCAGCATGTCCATGTGGGGGATACACGGACAAAGATTGGTGGAGAAATCACGTTGTTTTGAAAGATGCAGGAGAGGAAGTCTACTTGAGCAGATGACATCTTCCCTTGGAAGTGAAGTTACTTTTATGTCTCTATTAGGTATTGGTTGTGCATCTGCTGATATAATAGAGCAAATTccaagataaaatgaaattttactggAATTTAATCTAGCAAGAGCatgagatgcttttttttttaaatgaaaatgtaagccaAAATAGgattcatgtaaaaaaaatagtCAGCCTCGGAGAAATGTTTCTGGTGATTCACTGTACATGGTGTAGTGACTATAATTACCTGTCTGGTTACTGTAGTGATTTTCAGGACAGTTCACACATTCATAGCAGCAGATATGTTGACttcttgtagttttcttcatttgCCCAGGACTGCACTCCTTGGAGCATTTAGACTGAATTTGctgcaaagtgaaagaagtttcaagtatatttttaaaagatttatt is a genomic window of Panthera uncia isolate 11264 chromosome B2 unlocalized genomic scaffold, Puncia_PCG_1.0 HiC_scaffold_24, whole genome shotgun sequence containing:
- the GPRC6A gene encoding G-protein coupled receptor family C group 6 member A isoform X3, whose amino-acid sequence is MALLIIPITCFVIPLATSQTCQTPDDFVAATSPGHVIIGGLFAIHEKMLSSEDYPRRPEIQKCVGFEISIFLQTLAMIHSIEMINNSTLLSGIKLGYEIYDTCTEVTVAMAAALRFLSKFNSSGEIMGFKCDYSSYMPRVKAVIGAGYSEITMAVSRMLNLQLMPQVSYESTAEILSDKIRFPSFLRTVPSDFYQTKAMAHLIEKSGWNWIGIIATDDDYGQMALNTFAVQTTANNVCIAFKEVLPAFLSDNTIEVRINETLEKIIAEAQLLDALKNVTFTDEGNSFHFDAHGDMNTGYDVVLWKEIDGHLTITKIAQYDLKNDVFVITDQETKNEFRNLKQIQSKCSKECSPGQMKKTTRSQHICCYECVNCPENHYSNQTDMDHCLLCNNETQWAPVRSTACFEKEVEYLSWNDSLAILLLALSLLGIMFVLAIGIIFTRNLNTPVVKSSGGLLVCYVILLCHFLNFASTGFFIGEPQDFTCKTRQTFFGVSFTLCISCILVKSLKILLAFSFDPKLQNFLKCLYKPIPIIFTCTGIQVAICTIWLIFAAPAVEENVSLPRVIILECEEGSILAFGIMLGYIAILAFICFVFAFKGRKLPENYNEAKFITFGMLIYFIAWITFVPVYATTFGKYLPAVEIIVILISNYGILCCTFFPKCYVILYKQETNTKSAFLKMIYSYSSHSASSLAMSHVSLDSSSSNITATNPSSGGRPAAWQESRDIQAQTFAHIRRENAASMSKTLPRKRMSSI